A genomic stretch from Festucalex cinctus isolate MCC-2025b chromosome 13, RoL_Fcin_1.0, whole genome shotgun sequence includes:
- the cadm2b gene encoding cell adhesion molecule 2b isoform X2 — protein sequence MMMVQRHLLFLLSSLGASIFGGGQGQFPITQNVTALEGSAANMTCRVDFNDNTSLQWSNPAQQTLFFGDKKALRDNRIEVVRASWQELTIRISDVSLADEGQYTCSLFTMPVKTTKAFLTVLGVPERPKITGFTSPALEGEIITLTCTTAGSKPAAHIRWFRNDKEVQGTTEVSASGKSFTVRSSLHFQVDRGDDGVAYTCMVEHVSLPNPYMTTEVLEVHYAPHLKITHSLIIPQEGQYFKLECVSRGNPIPEPVLWSKDGGDLPDVERMIVEGRELTITTLNKTDNGTYRCEASNHLGTSSAEYILFVYDPNALGQHGPDHALIGGVVAVVVFITLCLIIVLGRYLARHKGTYLTHEAKGSEDAPDADTAIINAEGNHVHAEEKKEYFI from the exons GTGGCCAAGGTCAGTTCCCCATCACTCAGAACGTGACGGCGTTGGAGGGCTCCGCCGCCAACATGACCTGCCGGGTGGACTTCAACGATAACACCTCCCTCCAGTGGTCCAACCCTGCGCAGCAGACGCTCTTCTTCGGGGACAAGAAAG CTCTTCGGGACAACCGGATCGAGGTGGTGCGAGCGTCGTGGCAGGAGCTCACCATCCGCATCAGCGACGTCAGCTTGGCCGACGAGGGCCAGTACACGTGCTCGCTCTTCACCATGCCCGTCAAGACCACCAAGGCCTTCCTCACCGTCTTAG GAGTGCCCGAGCGGCCCAAGATCACAGGCTTCACCAGCCCGGCCCTGGAAGGCGAGATCATCACGCTGACGTGCACCACGGCGGGCAGCAAGCCGGCCGCCCACATCCGGTGGTTCCGGAACGACAAGGAGGTCCAAG GCACGACGGAGGTGAGCGCCTCGGGCAAATCCTTCACGGTGAGGAGCAGCCTGCACTTCCAGGTGGACCGAGGCGACGACGGCGTGGCCTACACCTGCATGGTGGAGCACGTGTCTCTGCCCAACCCGTACATGACCACCGAAGTCTTGGAGGTCCATT ATGCTCCCCACCTGAAGATCACGCATTCGCTGATCATCCCGCAGGAGGGCCAGTACTTCAAACTGGAGTGCGTTTCCAGAGGAAACCCCAT ACCAGAACCGGTCCTGTGGTCGAAAGACGGCGGCGACCTGCCCGACGTGGAGCGCATGATCGTGGAGGGCCGAGAGCTCACCATCACCACGCTGAACAAAACCGACAACGGCACGTACCGCTGCGAGGCCAGCAACCACCTGGGGACCAGCAGCGCCGAGTATATACTCTTTGTTTACG ACCCCAACGCCCTCGGGCAGCACGGGCCCGACCACGCCCTGATCGGCGGCGTGGTAGCCGTGGTGGTCTTCATCACCTTGTGTTTGATCATCGTCCTGGGCCGCTACCTGGCCAGACATAAAG GCACGTACCTAACGCACGAGGCCAAAGGGTCCGAGGACGCCCCCGACGCCGACACGGCCATCATCAACGCCGAAGGGAACCACGTGCACGCCGAGGAGAAGAAGGAGTACTTCATTTAG
- the cadm2b gene encoding cell adhesion molecule 2b isoform X1, which translates to MMMVQRHLLFLLSSLGASIFGVDGTKSKPRGGQGQFPITQNVTALEGSAANMTCRVDFNDNTSLQWSNPAQQTLFFGDKKALRDNRIEVVRASWQELTIRISDVSLADEGQYTCSLFTMPVKTTKAFLTVLGVPERPKITGFTSPALEGEIITLTCTTAGSKPAAHIRWFRNDKEVQGTTEVSASGKSFTVRSSLHFQVDRGDDGVAYTCMVEHVSLPNPYMTTEVLEVHYAPHLKITHSLIIPQEGQYFKLECVSRGNPIPEPVLWSKDGGDLPDVERMIVEGRELTITTLNKTDNGTYRCEASNHLGTSSAEYILFVYDPNALGQHGPDHALIGGVVAVVVFITLCLIIVLGRYLARHKGTYLTHEAKGSEDAPDADTAIINAEGNHVHAEEKKEYFI; encoded by the exons GTGGCCAAGGTCAGTTCCCCATCACTCAGAACGTGACGGCGTTGGAGGGCTCCGCCGCCAACATGACCTGCCGGGTGGACTTCAACGATAACACCTCCCTCCAGTGGTCCAACCCTGCGCAGCAGACGCTCTTCTTCGGGGACAAGAAAG CTCTTCGGGACAACCGGATCGAGGTGGTGCGAGCGTCGTGGCAGGAGCTCACCATCCGCATCAGCGACGTCAGCTTGGCCGACGAGGGCCAGTACACGTGCTCGCTCTTCACCATGCCCGTCAAGACCACCAAGGCCTTCCTCACCGTCTTAG GAGTGCCCGAGCGGCCCAAGATCACAGGCTTCACCAGCCCGGCCCTGGAAGGCGAGATCATCACGCTGACGTGCACCACGGCGGGCAGCAAGCCGGCCGCCCACATCCGGTGGTTCCGGAACGACAAGGAGGTCCAAG GCACGACGGAGGTGAGCGCCTCGGGCAAATCCTTCACGGTGAGGAGCAGCCTGCACTTCCAGGTGGACCGAGGCGACGACGGCGTGGCCTACACCTGCATGGTGGAGCACGTGTCTCTGCCCAACCCGTACATGACCACCGAAGTCTTGGAGGTCCATT ATGCTCCCCACCTGAAGATCACGCATTCGCTGATCATCCCGCAGGAGGGCCAGTACTTCAAACTGGAGTGCGTTTCCAGAGGAAACCCCAT ACCAGAACCGGTCCTGTGGTCGAAAGACGGCGGCGACCTGCCCGACGTGGAGCGCATGATCGTGGAGGGCCGAGAGCTCACCATCACCACGCTGAACAAAACCGACAACGGCACGTACCGCTGCGAGGCCAGCAACCACCTGGGGACCAGCAGCGCCGAGTATATACTCTTTGTTTACG ACCCCAACGCCCTCGGGCAGCACGGGCCCGACCACGCCCTGATCGGCGGCGTGGTAGCCGTGGTGGTCTTCATCACCTTGTGTTTGATCATCGTCCTGGGCCGCTACCTGGCCAGACATAAAG GCACGTACCTAACGCACGAGGCCAAAGGGTCCGAGGACGCCCCCGACGCCGACACGGCCATCATCAACGCCGAAGGGAACCACGTGCACGCCGAGGAGAAGAAGGAGTACTTCATTTAG